A stretch of the Bordetella genomosp. 8 genome encodes the following:
- a CDS encoding amidohydrolase family protein: MKSRRAFLKTATGLGMGFCSCGLLDAARAQTPAAPRHLPVTVNGKRVRTVDTHAHCYFQDAIDLMGADAKGVLPPVKGVPEHFIAASDKDAVRKRLAAMDAMGIDMEVLSVNPYWYRKDRDTSAAIVKIHNARFAELCAAYPQRFAAFASLSLQYPDLAVQELETAIKTQGLRGAAIGGSVNGEEFADPKFHTVWAKAEELGAVLFIHPQSTPELAKRFKGNGWMSNVIGNPLDTTIALQHLIFEGVLDKYPRLKILAAHGGGYLGSYAPRMDHSCFVSPQNCNPDIVLKKKPTEYLNQLYFDNLVFTPEALRHLVAQVGASQVVLGTDHPIPWEDHPVDQVFATKTLSDAQRVAILGGNAQRLLGLRLT, encoded by the coding sequence ATGAAATCCCGTCGAGCATTCCTGAAAACCGCCACCGGCCTGGGCATGGGCTTCTGCTCGTGCGGGCTGCTGGATGCAGCCCGCGCGCAGACGCCAGCCGCGCCCAGGCACCTTCCCGTCACCGTCAACGGCAAACGCGTACGCACCGTCGATACGCATGCGCATTGCTACTTCCAGGACGCCATCGACCTGATGGGCGCAGACGCCAAGGGCGTGCTCCCGCCGGTGAAGGGCGTGCCGGAGCACTTCATCGCGGCGTCCGACAAGGACGCCGTCCGCAAGCGCCTGGCCGCCATGGACGCCATGGGCATCGATATGGAAGTGCTGTCCGTCAATCCCTACTGGTATCGCAAGGACCGCGATACCTCGGCCGCCATCGTCAAGATCCACAACGCGCGGTTCGCGGAACTGTGCGCGGCCTATCCCCAGCGCTTCGCGGCCTTCGCCTCGCTATCGCTGCAATATCCCGACCTGGCGGTACAGGAACTGGAAACGGCCATCAAGACGCAAGGCCTGCGCGGCGCAGCCATCGGCGGCAGCGTCAACGGCGAGGAATTCGCGGATCCGAAATTCCATACCGTCTGGGCCAAGGCCGAGGAACTGGGCGCCGTGCTCTTCATCCATCCGCAGAGCACGCCCGAACTAGCCAAGCGGTTCAAGGGCAACGGCTGGATGTCGAATGTGATCGGCAATCCCCTGGACACCACTATCGCGCTGCAACACCTGATCTTCGAAGGCGTGCTGGACAAGTACCCGCGCCTGAAGATCCTGGCCGCGCACGGCGGCGGCTACCTGGGATCGTATGCGCCCCGCATGGATCACTCGTGCTTCGTCTCGCCGCAGAACTGCAATCCCGACATCGTCTTGAAGAAAAAGCCGACGGAATACCTGAACCAGCTGTACTTCGACAACCTGGTGTTCACGCCGGAAGCCTTGCGCCACCTCGTGGCGCAGGTCGGCGCCAGCCAGGTCGTGCTGGGCACCGACCATCCCATCCCCTGGGAAGATCATCCGGTGGACCAGGTGTTCGCCACCAAGACGCTGAGCGACGCGCAGCGCGTGGCGATCCTGGGCGGCAATGCCCAGCGCCTTCTGGGATTGCGGCTCACCTGA
- a CDS encoding NADH:flavin oxidoreductase/NADH oxidase yields MEEKPDVPLLFTPLTLRSVTLRNRIVASPMCQYHSVDGGPGAWQTINFGKFAVGGAALVFGEETAIEPHGRKTYQCAGLWNDEHVLAYRRINEFILEQGAVPAVQLGHSGGKGSCHGALQDFAPLTDASAEAGTPPWTCMVPSLREPPPVWPRMREMDASDIRRHLQDWKEAAARALDAGYQILEIHGAHGYIIHQFLSPLTNRRQDGYGGSRENRMRFALEVAETVRAAWPDHLPLFFRVSAVDGRGGIWDIDDTVALAAALRDRGVDVIDCSSGGLSGNTAMPVVRRVPGYQVPFAEAVRSQTGCPTMAVGLITEAEQAEAILRAGQADLIALARELIWNPNWPVHAAVRMMGQDAYRLLPPEQSMRLIRREVIAAMPLNRTGAPASPSDEALSERI; encoded by the coding sequence ATGGAAGAAAAACCGGATGTTCCCCTGCTCTTCACGCCGCTGACGCTGCGCTCCGTCACGCTGCGCAATCGCATCGTGGCGTCGCCCATGTGCCAATACCATTCCGTGGATGGCGGGCCGGGCGCATGGCAGACGATCAACTTCGGCAAGTTCGCCGTGGGTGGCGCGGCGCTGGTGTTCGGCGAGGAAACCGCGATCGAACCCCACGGCCGCAAGACCTATCAGTGCGCGGGCCTGTGGAACGACGAGCACGTGCTTGCGTATCGCCGCATCAATGAATTCATCCTGGAACAGGGCGCGGTGCCCGCGGTGCAACTGGGCCATTCCGGTGGCAAGGGGTCCTGCCATGGCGCGCTGCAGGACTTCGCGCCGCTGACCGACGCCAGCGCGGAGGCGGGCACGCCACCCTGGACCTGCATGGTGCCGAGCCTGCGCGAACCGCCGCCCGTGTGGCCCCGGATGCGCGAAATGGACGCCTCCGACATACGCCGGCACCTGCAGGACTGGAAAGAAGCGGCCGCGCGCGCGCTGGACGCCGGCTACCAGATCCTGGAAATCCATGGCGCGCACGGCTACATCATCCACCAGTTCCTGTCGCCGCTGACCAACCGCAGGCAGGATGGCTACGGCGGCTCGCGCGAAAACCGCATGCGCTTCGCGCTGGAAGTCGCGGAGACGGTACGCGCCGCCTGGCCGGATCACCTGCCCTTGTTCTTCCGCGTCTCGGCGGTGGACGGCCGTGGCGGCATATGGGATATCGACGATACCGTGGCCCTCGCCGCCGCGCTGCGCGATCGCGGCGTCGATGTCATCGACTGCTCGTCGGGGGGCCTGTCCGGCAATACCGCCATGCCCGTGGTGCGGCGGGTGCCGGGCTACCAGGTGCCTTTCGCCGAAGCGGTGCGCAGCCAGACCGGCTGTCCCACGATGGCGGTGGGCCTGATCACGGAAGCCGAACAGGCCGAAGCCATCCTGCGGGCTGGCCAGGCCGACCTGATCGCGCTGGCGCGCGAACTGATATGGAACCCGAACTGGCCCGTGCATGCGGCGGTGCGCATGATGGGCCAGGACGCCTACCGGCTGTTGCCGCCAGAACAATCGATGCGGTTGATCCGGCGGGAAGTCATCGCCGCCATGCCGCTGAACCGCACGGGCGCGCCGGCGTCGCCCAGCGACGAGGCCTTGAGCGAACGCATCTGA
- a CDS encoding aldehyde dehydrogenase, which translates to MKRYQLFIDNEWRDPRSNAWFETHDPYSGAAWAEIPRCNADDVDLAVSAAARAFEGPWSTMSASDRGMLLHRLGALIERDAEHLAAVECRDNGKLTRDVLGQMKYMAKYYYYFGGLADKIQGAVVPIDRPKVYNFIRYEPMGVVACITPWNSSLPLTTWKMAPALCAGNTVVCKPSEYTSASLFELARLFEEAGFPPGVFNTVTGFGAEVGDPLVRHPDVHRIAFTGGDEAGRKIYATAAQSLKRVSLELGGKSPNIVFDDADLDEAVKGVIAGIFSATGQTCVAGSRVLLQESIHDAFVERLARITRTAKIGDPADPASEIGPITTKPQFDKIRDYIEVAKQEGARCVAGGRTLSGPGYGAGQFIEPTIFVDVTNDMRIAQEEVFGPVLSVLKFKDEEDAIRIGNDIRFGLAAGVWTTSLHRAMLMSERLKAGTVWINNYRSSSYTTPFGGVKHSGIGREGGIDSVKEFMEAKSVWISTDLKMPNIFAGE; encoded by the coding sequence ATGAAACGCTACCAGCTCTTCATCGATAACGAGTGGCGCGACCCGCGGTCCAATGCGTGGTTCGAAACGCATGACCCCTACTCCGGAGCGGCATGGGCGGAGATTCCGCGCTGCAACGCGGACGACGTCGACCTGGCGGTAAGCGCCGCGGCGCGCGCCTTCGAAGGGCCCTGGTCCACCATGTCCGCCAGCGATCGCGGCATGCTGCTGCACCGGCTGGGCGCGCTGATCGAACGCGATGCCGAGCACCTGGCGGCCGTCGAATGCCGCGACAACGGCAAGCTGACGCGCGACGTGCTGGGCCAGATGAAGTACATGGCCAAGTACTACTACTATTTCGGCGGCCTGGCCGACAAGATCCAGGGCGCGGTGGTCCCCATCGACCGGCCCAAGGTCTACAACTTCATCCGCTACGAGCCCATGGGCGTGGTGGCCTGCATCACGCCATGGAATTCGTCGCTGCCGCTGACCACCTGGAAGATGGCTCCCGCGCTGTGCGCCGGCAACACCGTGGTCTGCAAGCCGTCCGAATACACGTCGGCGTCGCTGTTCGAGCTGGCCAGGCTGTTCGAAGAGGCCGGCTTTCCGCCGGGCGTCTTCAACACCGTGACGGGGTTCGGCGCCGAAGTCGGCGATCCCCTGGTCCGCCACCCCGACGTGCACCGCATCGCCTTCACGGGCGGCGACGAAGCCGGACGCAAAATCTACGCCACCGCCGCGCAAAGCCTCAAGCGCGTCTCGCTGGAGCTGGGCGGCAAATCGCCCAACATCGTGTTCGACGACGCCGACCTGGACGAGGCCGTCAAGGGCGTGATCGCCGGGATATTCTCCGCCACGGGCCAGACCTGCGTGGCCGGCTCGCGCGTGCTGCTGCAGGAATCCATCCACGACGCCTTCGTCGAACGCCTGGCCCGGATCACCCGGACGGCGAAAATCGGCGACCCCGCCGATCCCGCCAGCGAAATCGGGCCCATCACCACCAAGCCGCAGTTCGACAAGATCCGCGACTATATCGAGGTCGCGAAGCAGGAAGGCGCACGCTGCGTGGCCGGCGGGCGCACCTTGTCCGGGCCGGGCTATGGCGCCGGACAGTTCATCGAGCCGACCATCTTCGTCGACGTCACCAACGACATGCGCATCGCCCAGGAAGAGGTGTTCGGCCCGGTACTGTCGGTGCTGAAATTCAAGGACGAGGAAGACGCCATCCGCATCGGCAACGACATCCGCTTCGGCCTGGCGGCCGGCGTCTGGACCACCAGCCTGCATCGCGCCATGCTGATGTCCGAACGCCTGAAGGCCGGCACGGTGTGGATCAACAATTACCGGTCCAGCAGCTACACCACGCCCTTCGGCGGCGTGAAGCACAGCGGTATCGGCCGCGAAGGCGGCATCGACTCGGTCAAGGAATTCATGGAAGCGAAAAGCGTCTGGATCTCCACCGACCTCAAGATGCCGAATATCTTCGCGGGCGAATAA
- the gcvA gene encoding transcriptional regulator GcvA encodes MTLTHGSPGIVEHPSMSRLPPLTALRAFESAARNRSFTKAAQELFLTQSAISRHVRNLEELFGIPLFYRNHRAVTLTPDGEAYMRDVVDAFARIDLATRRLKFSGRQNVLNLQAFSTFAMYWLIPRLGRFQEINPEIEVRLTASVAPLDFEHSDIHASIRAVAGRVDDGIRSDRLFDYRLIAVGAPSMAAAWPLRVPGDLKNATLLHSLARPEDWGVWLRAVGAQDVPLEGGMKFESSAMAYRAAEQGLGVALAQSFLVQGELANGTLRRIFLHEVASERTYYLMSSPRHCGDPALELFRGWLLDEIATATAQPAAA; translated from the coding sequence ATGACTCTGACTCATGGAAGCCCAGGCATCGTGGAACATCCGTCCATGTCGCGGCTGCCGCCGCTGACCGCGTTGCGGGCCTTCGAATCGGCGGCGCGCAACCGTAGTTTCACCAAGGCGGCGCAGGAGCTTTTCCTGACCCAGTCGGCCATCAGCCGGCACGTGCGCAACCTGGAAGAACTGTTCGGCATCCCCCTGTTCTATCGCAACCATCGCGCGGTGACGCTGACCCCGGATGGCGAGGCCTATATGCGCGACGTCGTCGACGCCTTCGCGCGCATCGACCTGGCGACGCGGCGGCTGAAATTCTCCGGCCGGCAGAACGTGTTGAACCTGCAGGCCTTTTCCACCTTCGCCATGTATTGGCTGATCCCTAGGCTGGGGCGCTTCCAGGAAATCAATCCGGAAATCGAGGTGCGGCTGACGGCGTCGGTGGCGCCGCTGGACTTCGAGCACAGCGACATCCATGCGTCGATACGCGCGGTGGCCGGGCGCGTGGATGATGGCATCCGCAGCGACAGGCTGTTCGATTACCGCCTGATCGCCGTGGGCGCGCCGTCGATGGCGGCGGCCTGGCCCTTGCGCGTGCCGGGCGACCTGAAAAACGCGACGCTGCTGCACTCGCTGGCCCGCCCGGAAGATTGGGGCGTATGGCTGCGCGCGGTCGGCGCGCAGGACGTGCCGCTGGAAGGCGGCATGAAGTTCGAGTCCTCGGCCATGGCCTACCGGGCGGCGGAGCAGGGCCTGGGCGTGGCGTTGGCGCAGAGCTTCCTGGTGCAGGGCGAGCTTGCCAATGGGACGCTGCGGCGGATATTCCTCCACGAGGTCGCGTCGGAGCGCACCTACTACCTGATGAGCTCGCCACGGCACTGCGGCGATCCGGCGCTGGAGCTTTTCCGCGGCTGGCTGCTGGACGAAATCGCCACGGCCACCGCGCAGCCGGCGGCCGCCTAG
- a CDS encoding MmgE/PrpD family protein, with the protein MQHEFPELGALVAHADIDNETPAARTAIDQGIRASLLCTLFGIERENWVWPFRARDDAEDAGGNDDQDDAARRIDGMLGGLLEPLDRIGHLGTLAGASDLDPMDPGPSHTVLPATLASCAAHKLIGARTGGLAADDADARTASAVLAGIDAAWRFRGAITGTRPGVGFHSPGVFGTLAAAASAARMLRLPPQACVNALAIALTRASGLAVNSAASMIGMTHFGWGALHGLEAALLAARGWEASRDFQRGLGTLFGQDHVDAARLSVAGPKAAEALVFKRYPCNIYLNLLVAILEEVVDGGPVERIEIDMPWVPHLDCPAPRDLRQARNSAQAVAAIAGAGDISYAAFSGPAGPWMPAPAAAALLPRIELRMDRDAPTGLKNAVIGARIWRGGAMIHEARRSMQDLRGWGIEHARRLMGPDDPHGGVTALYQGSYVGAYAHVQARLASIAPA; encoded by the coding sequence ATGCAGCATGAGTTTCCGGAGCTGGGCGCGCTGGTGGCGCACGCCGACATCGACAATGAAACGCCGGCGGCCAGGACCGCGATCGACCAGGGCATACGGGCTTCCCTGCTGTGCACGCTGTTCGGCATCGAACGGGAGAACTGGGTCTGGCCTTTCCGCGCACGTGACGATGCGGAAGATGCGGGCGGAAACGACGACCAGGACGATGCGGCCCGCCGCATCGACGGCATGCTGGGGGGCCTGCTCGAACCGCTCGATCGCATCGGCCATCTCGGGACACTGGCGGGCGCGTCCGACCTGGACCCCATGGATCCGGGTCCTTCGCACACAGTGTTGCCCGCCACGCTGGCATCCTGCGCGGCGCACAAGCTGATCGGCGCGCGGACCGGCGGGCTTGCCGCGGACGATGCCGACGCCCGGACGGCCTCCGCCGTCCTGGCGGGCATCGACGCCGCATGGCGTTTCCGCGGCGCGATTACGGGAACGCGGCCGGGCGTGGGCTTCCACAGCCCCGGCGTCTTCGGCACGCTCGCCGCGGCGGCCAGCGCGGCGCGCATGCTGCGCCTGCCGCCCCAGGCTTGCGTCAACGCGCTGGCCATCGCCTTGACGCGCGCCTCCGGACTCGCGGTCAACAGCGCGGCGTCCATGATAGGCATGACACACTTCGGCTGGGGCGCGCTGCATGGGCTGGAAGCGGCGCTGCTGGCTGCGCGCGGCTGGGAAGCGTCGCGCGATTTCCAGCGCGGCCTGGGCACGCTGTTCGGGCAGGACCACGTCGATGCCGCACGCCTGTCCGTCGCCGGCCCCAAGGCGGCGGAAGCGCTGGTTTTCAAGCGCTATCCCTGCAACATCTACCTGAACCTGCTGGTGGCGATCCTGGAAGAAGTCGTCGACGGCGGACCGGTCGAGCGCATCGAGATCGACATGCCCTGGGTGCCCCACCTGGATTGCCCGGCGCCCAGGGACTTGCGGCAGGCGCGCAACAGCGCTCAGGCGGTGGCCGCGATCGCCGGCGCCGGAGATATTTCCTATGCGGCCTTTTCCGGGCCCGCGGGCCCGTGGATGCCGGCACCGGCGGCGGCGGCGCTGTTGCCGCGGATCGAGCTACGCATGGATCGCGACGCGCCCACCGGACTCAAGAACGCCGTGATCGGCGCGCGCATCTGGCGCGGCGGCGCGATGATCCATGAAGCCAGGCGCTCGATGCAGGACCTGCGCGGCTGGGGTATCGAACATGCGCGCCGGCTGATGGGGCCCGACGATCCGCATGGCGGCGTGACCGCGCTCTACCAGGGGTCGTATGTCGGCGCCTATGCGCACGTGCAGGCGCGGCTGGCGAGCATCGCGCCCGCCTGA
- a CDS encoding FAD-dependent oxidoreductase yields the protein MVAQEESRFDVVVVGCGVAGLSAAVAAAEAGAKVALLERSTYEERGGNTRYTEAYLRMKSETELAHDFESLLIDNSGYYIQPDFAESTVRDYENWSPVVKALPFTDPELISTFTESVPHAIAWLKAHGISFGEAGFYGLTPRPSPRIAVNGGGLQLVETMTACAEKAGVRFFYEMTACELLQSEDGKVCGLKATDTANVPHRFHCNAVILACGGFQGNSEMVIRYIGAKGRYLRPVAPGGYYNKGEGIKMALRIGAAPSGDFAEYHGQPIDPRSSASEALVMVYPYGVLINRDGKRFIDEAPGTIDAHYEETIRLIAEQKKGIAYCILDDKINRIPNWKRCVRSDQPPETAPDIASLGRKLGFDGEAAQRTIDEYNRACGAGTFNPEILDGLATRGLSPRKSNYAVPLDTPPFHVYPIISANTFTLGGLKVNANAQVVKNEGCILPGLYAAGETMGLYYGRYPGATSVLRGAVFGRRAGEHAAAHAT from the coding sequence ATGGTTGCGCAAGAAGAATCCCGCTTCGACGTCGTGGTGGTGGGTTGCGGGGTGGCGGGCCTGAGCGCGGCGGTGGCCGCCGCCGAAGCCGGGGCCAAGGTCGCCCTGCTGGAAAGGTCGACCTATGAAGAACGCGGCGGCAACACCCGATATACGGAGGCCTACCTGCGCATGAAGAGCGAAACGGAGCTCGCGCACGACTTCGAATCGCTCCTGATCGACAACAGCGGCTACTACATCCAGCCGGACTTCGCCGAATCCACCGTGCGCGACTACGAGAACTGGTCGCCTGTCGTGAAGGCGCTGCCGTTCACGGATCCCGAGCTGATCTCCACCTTCACCGAGTCCGTGCCCCATGCCATCGCGTGGCTGAAGGCGCATGGCATCAGCTTCGGCGAAGCCGGCTTCTATGGCCTGACGCCGCGTCCTTCGCCGCGTATCGCCGTCAACGGCGGTGGCCTGCAGCTGGTGGAAACCATGACGGCCTGCGCCGAAAAGGCGGGGGTGCGCTTCTTCTACGAGATGACCGCCTGCGAGCTGCTGCAGTCGGAGGACGGCAAGGTCTGCGGCCTGAAGGCCACGGACACGGCCAACGTGCCGCACCGCTTCCATTGCAATGCCGTCATCCTGGCCTGCGGCGGTTTCCAGGGCAATTCGGAAATGGTCATCCGCTACATAGGCGCGAAGGGACGCTACCTGCGTCCCGTCGCCCCCGGCGGCTACTACAACAAAGGCGAAGGCATCAAGATGGCGCTGCGTATCGGCGCGGCGCCGTCGGGCGACTTCGCCGAATACCACGGCCAACCCATCGATCCGCGATCGAGCGCGTCCGAAGCGCTGGTCATGGTGTATCCCTATGGCGTGCTGATCAATCGCGACGGCAAGCGCTTCATCGATGAAGCGCCCGGCACCATCGATGCCCACTACGAAGAAACCATACGTTTGATCGCCGAGCAGAAGAAGGGCATCGCCTACTGCATCCTGGACGACAAGATCAACCGCATTCCGAACTGGAAGCGTTGCGTGCGCAGCGACCAGCCGCCGGAAACGGCGCCGGACATCGCGTCGCTGGGCAGGAAGCTGGGCTTCGACGGCGAGGCCGCGCAACGCACCATCGACGAATACAACCGCGCCTGCGGCGCGGGCACCTTCAATCCGGAGATCCTGGACGGCCTGGCCACCCGCGGGCTGTCGCCGCGCAAGTCCAACTATGCCGTGCCGCTGGATACTCCGCCTTTCCACGTCTATCCGATCATTTCGGCCAACACCTTCACGCTGGGAGGATTGAAGGTGAATGCCAACGCGCAGGTGGTCAAGAACGAAGGGTGCATACTGCCGGGCCTGTACGCCGCCGGCGAAACGATGGGCCTGTACTACGGGCGTTATCCGGGGGCCACGTCCGTGCTGCGGGGCGCGGTATTCGGCCGGCGGGCAGGGGAGCACGCCGCCGCGCATGCCACATAG
- a CDS encoding Bug family tripartite tricarboxylate transporter substrate binding protein, translating to MLNRQYNRRAALGLGGVLAMAAIAVSTGAHAQPQGNYPDRPIQLIVPYSAGGPTDVAARVMAQALSQRIGQNIVVMSMPGAGGVIGTDAVNRAKPDGYTLLFAVNSMAIFPYTRSAKNPLPFDPNGFAPIGSVAESAHVIVANKNLGIKTIADLVAAAKKKPDVYSFGSAGIGGTTHLPIALFAHRAGIRLLHVPYKGAAPAMADTMAGVVSISGPGYTDAVKAAIDNGTLVALATTSAKRLPFLPNVPTLAEQGYPDMVFPIWYAMFAPKGTPDNVVEKLNTALKAMASDAAYQKQQAAQGNVVTYMTPPQVADMLKTDIAKLGTRLKDAGINLED from the coding sequence ATGTTGAACCGACAATACAACCGCCGGGCCGCACTGGGCCTGGGCGGCGTACTCGCCATGGCCGCCATCGCCGTATCGACGGGCGCCCACGCGCAGCCCCAGGGCAATTATCCCGACCGGCCCATACAGCTGATCGTGCCGTATTCGGCAGGCGGTCCCACCGACGTGGCGGCGCGCGTCATGGCGCAGGCGCTGTCGCAGCGCATCGGACAGAACATCGTCGTCATGTCGATGCCGGGGGCCGGCGGCGTGATCGGCACGGATGCCGTCAACCGCGCCAAGCCGGATGGCTACACCTTGCTGTTCGCCGTGAATTCGATGGCTATCTTCCCGTATACGCGCTCGGCTAAAAATCCCTTGCCGTTCGATCCCAACGGCTTCGCGCCCATAGGCAGCGTTGCCGAGTCGGCGCACGTCATCGTCGCCAACAAGAACCTGGGCATCAAGACCATCGCCGACCTGGTCGCGGCCGCCAAGAAGAAACCCGACGTCTACAGCTTCGGCTCGGCCGGCATAGGTGGCACCACGCACCTGCCCATCGCCTTGTTCGCGCACCGCGCCGGCATCAGGCTCCTGCACGTGCCGTACAAGGGCGCCGCCCCGGCGATGGCCGACACCATGGCGGGCGTGGTCTCCATTTCCGGCCCGGGATATACGGACGCGGTGAAGGCCGCGATCGACAACGGCACGCTGGTGGCGCTGGCGACGACGTCCGCCAAGCGCCTGCCTTTCCTGCCCAATGTGCCGACCCTGGCGGAGCAGGGCTATCCCGACATGGTCTTTCCGATCTGGTACGCGATGTTCGCCCCCAAGGGGACGCCCGACAATGTGGTCGAAAAATTGAATACGGCGTTGAAGGCGATGGCAAGCGATGCGGCGTACCAGAAGCAGCAGGCCGCGCAGGGCAACGTCGTCACCTATATGACGCCGCCCCAGGTGGCCGACATGCTCAAGACCGACATCGCGAAGCTGGGCACGCGGCTGAAGGACGCCGGCATCAACCTGGAGGACTGA
- a CDS encoding MmgE/PrpD family protein: MDANSGKAPEPVTTTRGADASLTRLLVARALAIRHDALPADVRTVARDCLVDWLGCTFAALDEPVSGIVDALAREEGGHAQATVLGRAWRGTMAQAALVNGTMSHALDYDDVNLTVPGHMSAAILPALLALAEQRGRAPADVIAAFVAGYEFACAIGALVEPAHYANGFHATGTIGCLGAAVACAHLAGLSPVQACHAVGVAATQAAGLKAMFGSMAKPLHAGLASQAGLRAVLLAEKGFIGRTDILECRQGYAAVHGQDFHVDLATSPPASGFHILNNLFKFHAACYSTHSTIEAIVALRAAHGITADQVSRIDVVAGEGCSICNIQEPATALEAKFSLRATAAFAILGIDTGSLRTWGRVSDPSVAAMLAKVGVRLVPGMSLSDSTVTIVHGGASSTLTYDCGVPIEDKAAQSEKVFAKFRAIAQPALGEAGVADVLALMASFDGQPDLQGLMRRCAAPGGNP, encoded by the coding sequence ATGGACGCCAATAGCGGCAAGGCCCCGGAGCCCGTGACTACCACCCGCGGCGCCGATGCGTCGCTGACGCGCCTGCTCGTGGCGCGCGCACTGGCGATTCGGCACGACGCGCTGCCCGCCGACGTGCGTACCGTCGCCCGGGATTGCCTAGTGGACTGGCTGGGCTGCACGTTCGCCGCGTTGGACGAACCGGTCAGCGGCATCGTCGACGCCTTGGCGCGGGAAGAGGGCGGCCATGCCCAGGCCACCGTCCTGGGCCGCGCCTGGCGCGGCACGATGGCGCAGGCGGCGCTGGTCAACGGCACGATGTCGCATGCGCTGGACTATGACGACGTCAACCTGACGGTGCCCGGCCACATGTCGGCCGCCATCCTGCCGGCGTTGCTGGCCCTGGCGGAACAGCGCGGCCGCGCGCCCGCGGATGTGATCGCCGCCTTCGTGGCGGGCTATGAGTTCGCCTGCGCCATCGGCGCGCTGGTCGAACCCGCGCACTATGCGAACGGCTTCCATGCGACCGGCACCATCGGCTGCCTGGGCGCCGCCGTGGCATGCGCCCACCTGGCCGGCTTGTCGCCCGTCCAGGCGTGCCACGCGGTCGGCGTGGCCGCCACGCAGGCTGCCGGCCTGAAGGCCATGTTCGGCAGCATGGCCAAGCCCCTGCACGCCGGCCTGGCGTCGCAGGCCGGATTGCGCGCGGTGCTGCTGGCCGAAAAAGGCTTCATCGGCAGGACCGACATCCTGGAATGCCGCCAGGGTTACGCCGCCGTGCACGGCCAGGATTTCCACGTCGACCTGGCGACGTCGCCGCCCGCCAGCGGCTTCCATATCCTGAACAACCTGTTCAAGTTCCACGCGGCCTGCTACAGCACGCACTCGACCATAGAGGCCATCGTCGCGCTGCGCGCCGCGCATGGCATAACCGCGGACCAGGTTTCCCGCATCGACGTGGTTGCGGGAGAAGGCTGCTCCATCTGCAATATCCAGGAGCCGGCCACCGCGCTGGAGGCCAAGTTCAGCCTGCGCGCGACGGCGGCCTTCGCCATATTGGGCATCGATACGGGCAGCCTGCGGACCTGGGGGCGCGTCAGCGATCCCTCCGTCGCCGCCATGTTGGCGAAGGTCGGCGTCAGGCTGGTGCCGGGGATGAGCCTGAGCGATTCCACGGTCACCATCGTGCATGGCGGCGCGTCTTCCACCTTGACCTACGACTGCGGCGTGCCGATCGAAGACAAGGCGGCGCAGTCGGAGAAAGTCTTCGCCAAGTTCCGCGCCATCGCGCAGCCCGCCCTGGGAGAGGCCGGCGTCGCCGACGTCCTGGCGCTGATGGCGTCCTTCGATGGCCAGCCGGATCTCCAGGGACTGATGCGGCGATGCGCCGCGCCAGGGGGAAATCCCTAA
- a CDS encoding ABC transporter ATP-binding protein, which yields MLNIRQLNVRFGGLRVLNDATFTVRENAITGLIGPNGAGKTTLFNCITGLLPAARGSVEFHGDPILGWRPDRIARAGLVRTFQLARGFPRMSVFEHLMLYGKHQPGESLLAACLGSADARSREAALREQAFQVARRLKLDHVLDHLVVDISGGQKKLLEIGRALMAEPRMLLLDEPMAGVNPTLAREIAEQLARLREDGLTVLLIEHDLELVRLLCDDVVVMAEGAFLTRGGYDDVIANPAVQDAYLGRRHAARAAQ from the coding sequence GTGTTGAATATCAGGCAGTTGAATGTCCGCTTCGGCGGTCTGCGGGTGCTGAATGACGCGACCTTCACGGTGCGCGAAAACGCCATCACGGGCTTGATCGGCCCCAATGGCGCCGGCAAGACCACCTTGTTCAATTGCATCACCGGCCTGCTGCCCGCCGCGCGCGGATCGGTGGAATTCCATGGCGACCCCATCCTGGGCTGGCGCCCCGACCGCATCGCACGCGCCGGGCTGGTCCGCACCTTCCAGCTGGCGCGCGGCTTCCCGCGCATGTCCGTGTTCGAGCACCTGATGCTCTATGGCAAGCACCAGCCGGGCGAAAGCCTGCTGGCCGCCTGCCTGGGCAGCGCCGACGCCCGCAGCCGCGAGGCCGCGCTGCGCGAACAGGCCTTCCAGGTCGCCCGGCGGCTGAAGCTCGATCACGTGCTGGACCACCTGGTGGTCGACATATCCGGCGGCCAGAAGAAACTGCTGGAGATCGGCCGCGCCCTGATGGCCGAGCCGCGCATGCTGCTGCTGGACGAACCCATGGCCGGGGTCAATCCCACGCTGGCCCGCGAAATCGCCGAGCAGCTTGCCCGCCTGCGCGAGGACGGCCTGACGGTGCTGCTGATCGAGCACGACCTGGAGCTGGTGCGGCTGCTGTGCGACGACGTCGTGGTCATGGCCGAAGGCGCTTTCCTGACGCGCGGCGGCTATGACGACGTCATCGCCAATCCCGCCGTGCAGGACGCCTACCTGGGCCGCCGGCATGCGGCGAGGGCGGCGCAATGA